A section of the Veillonella criceti genome encodes:
- a CDS encoding YadA-like family protein — protein sequence MEWKHKRQSKIVKATLGAAVFGVLLGGYSSVWAADNIIVDGTQDGSKNTVTVDKTARVVGTGNTIDDKSEEVKIVGDRNKVTNSDRQLVFGDDNEIINREMGIVDNSVRTTISDVVIGKGNKITDNEIYRKPYKAVTIIGNNNELKKAANTIVIGDNQTFGTSAPDSSIIIGSLTPEDVENGVINWAAANIAIGHGALNRAEESIAVGNRARTGYSNQLIMGNSSSFDEKTGTFGSIYGHMNRVENSEKINTFTSAKGASIQVTGSYNAVKDSTTSLVYGSGNKITNSQGYSYELVNGKSFLPNKKDVAANLLMSLQLYSSDVDGGRPGSIEFTKAVDLMHDFTQNMGGNITVFGNGNIADYTNRSQIWGNGNTLTGNTDKYSVNNTIGGFSNIGESISQSTIIGAGNIVKNSEDNLVLGDYHAVENGKHNIIIGSRSYIEKEVEKDFGVPAKEVGFDSTYKITERTAEKPHTANISNAVMLGYNTDVSQNGGVALGSDSVGSVGANNQGGYNVGNNINTFNLGTDTTWNSNLAAISVGDSSDASNVKTRQITNLAAGKNDTDAVNVAQLKSARVELSGSGNIKVNTVVDTDGHLKYTISSTGGSSEGGSSITYTAGDNISITDGIISATDTRNTLEAGSHIGLGETKLADGSIKYTVNVKADGKVESGNTGLVTGGAVYNETHVSKDGNYVKQSYTAGQNLVALDSQVKTNTDSINSINNQITDMNSSVTNLGNQVNRLDNRIERVGAGAAALAALHPQDFDPEAKWDIAAGYGNYRSANAVAIGAFYRPSADKMFSIGTSLGGGENMINVGVSLKLGSSSPYTGYSKAALANVVAEQSEQLQAQNSTISALQEKVALQAQENEVLRTQVQDIMRQLAEIKK from the coding sequence ATGGAATGGAAACACAAACGTCAAAGCAAGATTGTGAAAGCTACATTGGGGGCTGCTGTATTCGGGGTTTTGTTAGGTGGCTATAGTAGTGTGTGGGCTGCAGATAATATTATAGTAGATGGTACACAAGACGGTAGTAAAAATACCGTGACAGTAGATAAGACCGCTCGTGTTGTAGGTACAGGAAATACCATAGATGATAAGAGCGAGGAAGTTAAGATTGTTGGGGATAGAAATAAGGTAACGAATAGTGACCGTCAGTTAGTTTTTGGCGATGATAATGAGATTATTAATCGTGAAATGGGGATTGTTGATAATTCAGTAAGAACGACTATATCTGATGTGGTGATAGGTAAGGGCAATAAAATAACCGACAATGAAATATATAGAAAACCTTATAAGGCTGTAACTATTATTGGTAATAATAATGAGTTGAAAAAAGCAGCTAATACAATAGTTATTGGAGATAATCAGACTTTTGGTACAAGTGCTCCAGATAGTTCTATTATTATTGGTTCATTGACTCCAGAAGATGTGGAAAATGGGGTAATAAATTGGGCTGCTGCCAACATAGCGATCGGACATGGAGCTTTAAACCGTGCAGAAGAAAGTATTGCTGTGGGGAATAGAGCAAGAACAGGATATTCAAATCAACTTATTATGGGAAATAGTTCATCATTTGATGAAAAGACAGGAACGTTTGGTTCTATTTATGGACATATGAATAGGGTTGAAAATTCTGAAAAAATAAATACTTTTACATCAGCTAAAGGGGCCTCGATACAAGTTACAGGTTCTTACAACGCAGTAAAAGATTCGACAACCTCTTTAGTTTATGGGAGTGGTAATAAAATTACTAATTCACAAGGTTATTCATATGAGCTAGTAAATGGGAAATCATTCTTGCCTAATAAGAAAGATGTGGCAGCTAATTTACTCATGTCGTTACAATTATATTCTTCTGATGTTGATGGTGGAAGACCTGGTTCTATAGAATTTACAAAAGCAGTTGATTTAATGCATGATTTTACACAGAATATGGGTGGAAATATAACTGTGTTCGGGAATGGTAATATCGCTGATTATACTAATCGTTCTCAAATTTGGGGTAATGGCAACACACTTACAGGGAATACAGATAAATATAGTGTTAATAACACAATAGGTGGGTTTTCAAATATTGGAGAAAGTATTAGTCAGAGTACTATTATAGGGGCAGGTAATATAGTTAAAAATAGTGAAGATAATCTTGTATTAGGGGATTATCATGCAGTAGAAAATGGTAAGCATAATATTATTATTGGTTCTAGAAGCTATATAGAAAAAGAAGTAGAAAAAGATTTTGGTGTTCCTGCAAAGGAAGTTGGATTTGATTCTACTTATAAAATTACTGAACGTACTGCAGAAAAACCGCATACTGCGAATATCTCCAATGCCGTAATGCTTGGCTACAACACAGATGTTTCACAAAATGGTGGGGTAGCATTAGGCAGTGACTCTGTAGGTTCTGTAGGTGCAAATAATCAGGGTGGCTATAATGTAGGAAACAATATAAATACATTTAATTTAGGGACAGACACTACTTGGAATTCTAATTTAGCAGCTATTTCAGTAGGGGATAGTTCTGATGCATCAAATGTTAAAACACGTCAAATTACTAACCTGGCAGCTGGTAAAAATGATACTGATGCGGTTAATGTAGCGCAATTGAAATCAGCTCGTGTAGAGTTGAGTGGTTCTGGTAATATAAAAGTGAATACAGTTGTTGATACAGATGGTCATTTAAAATATACTATTTCTAGTACTGGTGGTAGCTCTGAAGGTGGTTCTAGCATTACATATACTGCTGGCGATAATATTTCTATTACAGATGGTATTATTTCAGCAACTGACACTCGTAATACGCTCGAAGCAGGCAGTCATATAGGACTTGGTGAGACTAAGCTGGCTGATGGTAGCATAAAATACACAGTTAATGTAAAAGCCGATGGTAAAGTGGAATCTGGCAATACCGGACTTGTAACAGGTGGTGCTGTTTATAATGAAACGCACGTTTCAAAAGATGGTAACTATGTAAAACAGAGTTATACAGCTGGTCAAAACTTAGTAGCCTTAGATAGTCAGGTGAAAACGAATACAGACAGTATTAATTCGATTAACAATCAGATTACGGATATGAATAGTAGTGTGACGAACTTAGGTAACCAAGTAAATCGTTTAGATAATCGAATTGAGCGTGTTGGGGCTGGTGCAGCTGCGTTAGCAGCATTACATCCACAGGATTTTGATCCAGAGGCTAAATGGGATATTGCTGCTGGTTATGGCAATTACCGTTCAGCGAATGCTGTGGCAATTGGTGCGTTTTATCGTCCATCTGCTGACAAGATGTTCTCCATTGGCACTAGTCTTGGTGGCGGTGAAAATATGATTAACGTAGGGGTAAGTTTGAAACTTGGCAGTAGCAGTCCATATACTGGTTATTCTAAGGC